One window of Phoenix dactylifera cultivar Barhee BC4 chromosome 5, palm_55x_up_171113_PBpolish2nd_filt_p, whole genome shotgun sequence genomic DNA carries:
- the LOC103716895 gene encoding transcription factor RF2a-like: MEDAARNDLMQQFYRNPSLSISKPPQNPSEGLRSGGPYRHFGPAVSPGTGRRPGIPPASPFSHFPPSAARSPPSLAAGGPFHHSRSLSQPAFFSLDSLPPLSPPPCRDSTPTTSLSDSMSADVSMEDHDASSLSPPLPPKAGGASRAAGAGLPPYKAHRRSQSEIPFAFFQSSPPPAHAPPPAPLQVVKLESDWDRRLDGMSADGVGEKKVEADSGDDFFNAYMNLESLDTLNSSEEKRGDLDSRASGTKTNGADSSENEAESCVNEGGGSGVKLWPNHSPLVQKREGAKRSAAGNPGPIGMTTRHCRSLSMDSCMGRLNFGEVSPKKPPSPGFLAAQTPQANSKDGASNMFSLEFGNGEFSPAEMKKIMANEKLLEMASMDPKRVKRILANRQSAARSKERKMKYIAELERKVQTLQTEATTLSAQLTLLQRDSAGLTSQNNELKFRLQAMEQQAQLRDALNEALTAEVQRLKLATGELVNGRASNSLNQQIPINPQMFQQQQQQPAQLPLYQFQQQQQNNAGMHQEAKK, from the exons atggaggatgCTGCTAGAAACGATCTCATGCAGCAATTCTATAGAAATCCTTCGCTATCTATCTCCAAGCCACCGCAGAATCCTTCCGAAGGCCTGCGAAGCGGTGGGCCCTACCGCCACTTCGGCCCGGCTGTCAGCCCGGGGACCGGCCGCCGGCCCGGCATTCCCCCCGCCTCCCCATTCTCCCATTTCCCTCCCTCCGCCGCCCGCTCGCCGCCGTCCCTCGCCGCTGGCGGTCCTTTCCACCATTCGCGGTCTCTCTCTCAGCCGGCTTTCTTCTCTCTCGATTCCCTGCCTCCTCTGAGCCCGCCTCCGTGCCGGGATTCCACGCCGACCACCTCCCTCTCCGACTCGATGTCCGCCGATGTCTCCATGGAGGACCATGACGCCAGTTCCCTCTCCCCGCCGCTCCCCCCGAAGGCCGGTGGCGCCTCCCGGGCGGCCGGGGCCGGCCTGCCTCCCTATAAGGCCCACCGCCGCTCGCAGAGCGAGATCCCCTTTGCGTTCTTCCAGTCTTCACCCCCACCGGCGCACGCCCCGCCGCCGGCGCCGCTGCAGGTGGTGAAGCTGGAGTCCGACTGGGATCGGCGTTTGGATGGTATGAGTGCCGACGGAGTCGGTGAGAAGAAGGTGGAAGCGGATTCGGGCGATGATTTCTTCAATGCCTATATGAATTTGGAGAGTTTGGATACTCTGAACTCTTCGGAGGAGAAGCGCGGGGATTTGGATAGCAGGGCAAGTGGAACGAAGACGAACGGCGCCGATAGCAGCGAGAATGAAGCTGAGAGCTGTGTGAATGAAGGTGGTGGCAGCGGTGTCAAATTGTGGCCGAACCATAGCCCGTTGGTGCAGAAGAGGGAAGGGGCCAAGCGGAGCGCGGCGGGCAATCCAGGTCCCATTGGAATGACTACTCGGCACTGCAGGAGCCTTTCGATGGATAGTTGCATGGGCAGGTTGAATTTTGGCGAGGTGTCGCCCAAGAAGCCACCTTCCCCAGGATTCCTGGCAGCTCAAACCCCGCAAGCCAATTCAAAGGATGGAGCATCGAACATGTTTAGCTTAGAGTTTGGAAATGGGGAGTTTAGTCCTgccgagatgaagaagatcatggCGAATGAAAAGCTTTTGGAGATGGCATCGATGGATCCAAAGCGCGTCAAGAG GATTTTGGCAAACCGGCAGTCAGCTGCACGTTCTAAGGAACGCAAGATGAAGTATATTGCAGAATTGGAGCGCAAGGTGCAGACCTTGCAAACAGAGGCAACCACATTATCAGCACAGCTGACTTTGCTACAG AGGGACTCGGCTGGACTTACAAGTCAGAACAATGAGTTGAAGTTCCGGCTTCAAGCTATGGAGCAGCAGGCGCAATTAAGAGATG CATTAAACGAGGCACTGACTGCGGAAGTTCAGCGACTGAAACTTGCTACTGGAGAGCTGGTTAATGGCCGTGCATCAAACAGCTTGAATCAGCAAATACCAATCAACCCTCAAATGtttcagcagcagcagcagcaacctGCACAGCTCCCTCTCTATCAAtttcagcagcagcagcagaacaATGCTGGCATGCATCAGGaagcaaaaaaataa
- the LOC103716896 gene encoding ribosome production factor 2 homolog: MLKIKTPKTHRAKRALEKHAPKLVENGKKTLILHGTKTSNVLNSVLTQIYHLKRDSAVKYTKKNENIRPFESGGETSLEFFSLKTDCSLFVFGSHSKKRPNNLVLGRMYDHHVYDLVEVGVENFKPIDSFEYDKKITPRIGSKPFFAFIGEGFESVEELKHLKEVLLDLFRGEVVENLDLAGVDRVFVCTAISSTTVFLTHCALRLKRSGTSVPRMELVEVGPSMDLVVRRHRLPNDSLKKEAMKTASDQPKKKIKNVSSDIVQGKIGKIYIPDQQVGNMPLSNEIKGLKRERREAKKNKVNGDHQSKKRKTDPL; the protein is encoded by the exons ATGTTGAAAATAAAGACTCCAAAGACACATCGTGCTAAGCGGGCACTTGAAAAGCATGCCCCTAAACTC GTGGAGAATGGCAAGAAAACACTCATTCTTCATGGTACCAAGACCAGCAACGTACTGAACTCTGTATTAACTCAGATTTATCATTTGAAAAGAGATAGTGCCGTAAAGTACACcaagaaaaatgaaaacatCAGGCCTTTTGAAAGTGGTGGTGAAACATCTTTGGAGTTTTTCTCTCTCAAAACTGACTGCAGTCTCTTTGTG TTTGGTTCTCATTCAAAGAAAAGACCCAACAATCTAGTTCTTGGGCGGATGTATGATCATCATGTTTATGATCTTGTTGAAGTAGGAGTGGAGAACTTCAAACCCATTGACTCATTCGAGTATGACAAGAAAATAACACCACGAATTGGATCAAAACCTTTCTTTGCTTTTATAGGAGAAGGCTTTGAGAGTGTTGAAGAGTTAAAACACCTGAAGGAAGTATTGCTTGATCTTTTTAGAGGAGAG GTTGTGGAAAATTTGGACCTTGCTGGTGTAGATCGTGTATTTGTATGCACAGCCATCTCATCGACTACAGTCTTCTTGACACATTGTGCTCTCCGCCTGAAAAGGTCAGGCACGTCTGTTCCTAGAATGGAGCTGGTAGAAGTTGGACCTTCCATGGACTTGGTAGTTCGGCGTCATCGTCTTCCCAATGACAGCTTAAAGAAAGAAGCAATGAAGACTGCTTCTGATCAGCCTAAGAAGAag ATAAAAAATGTAAGCAGCGACATTGTGCAAGGAAAAATAGGGAAGATCTACATTCCAGACCAACAG GTTGGAAATATGCCTTTATCAAATGAGATAAAGGGACTGAAGAGGGAACGCCGTGAAGCCAAGAAAAACAAGGTTAATGGAGACCATcaatcaaagaaaagaaagactgATCCTCTCTAG